ACCATTTTCTTCCGCTTTTCCCCTACTCTACAAGATTTGCAGGAAGCTTTGCTACGATATTTCCATTACCATTCCAACTTAAACTTGTCCTCCGGTGCAAAACTAAGAACCACAACCCTCCAAAgctttttttaaattttaagaGTCAGAATTGTGCAGCACCCACCAACACCAGAAGCATTTGCtcaggaggggggggggggggggggggggggcgacacCAAGGCACCGCACAACCATACTCTGCTTGTCTCTTGCGGagacaatatattttttttctgcatGCATGTGATTTCCTCGCGGGCCGCACATTCTTTTTTCACCTAAACAACAAGCAAGTGCGCGCGGCTGACCTGCTGTTCCACAGCTGTGGGCGACTCGTCACACAGTTCATGAACCTAGGAATCTAGGATGGCTCCCGTGCTCCACAGCCTCACGAGCCGTGGCCCTCTGTTTTTTCTGCTCGGAAATCATGTGCCTGCGCGGCCGTTGTTGGTGTGGGGGCAGCTGCCGAGGCCGCGCACCACGAAATCCAGGCGGGCTCCGGGACCAGCTAGCTCCACTTGCCCCTGTCCGGTCTCGCGCCCGAGTCTGTCGCCTCGCCGTGGTCCACCGGACCGGTCCGTGCCCAGCAACGAGATCCGATTCGCGTCGAATCCTCCAGATCTTGTGGTCATAGACTGTACCTAGAGCGGCGTTTTATAATACTAGCTACTGAAATGTTTCAAGGATTAGTCTAACAGCCTTTTTGAAATCTTTAACCTGATTTCTGATGTTGATTTGATCATCTTGTAGGGCCTTGAGACTGTGGACAATAGCTACTTCATCACCGAGGACAACGTCGGCATGCTCAAGCTCGCCAAGGAGGCCGGCACCATCCTGGTTCGTTCTACAGTCATCTGATCAATCGGCATCGATCGTGCATTCAAATCAGCAGTGAACTGACCATTGTTCATCATTTCCCGTGCATGCAGTTTGACTATCGGATCCCGCTGACCGGGACGGACACCTGCAGCTTGCAGGCCGGTGCGGACAGCAACCACAACCGCAACGGCATGGTGATGAACGGGCTCCCCATCAGCATCTACGCCCCGGAGACGGTGGGGTGCGCGGTGGTGGACTCGAACGGCTTCTGCgcggcggccacctccacggGCGGGCTCATGAACAAGATGACGGGGCGCATCGGGGACTCGCCGCTCATCGGCTCGGGCACCTACGCCTGCGACGCCTGCGCGGTGTCGTGCACGGGGGAGGGCGAGGCCATCATCCGCTCCACGCTGGCGCgcgacgtcgccgccgtcatGGAGTACAAGGGCCTGCCGCTGCAGGAGGCCGTCGACTTCTGCGTCAAGGAGCGCCTCGACGAGGGCTTCGCGGGCCTCATCGCCGTGTCCAAGACCGGCGAGGTCGCGTACGGCTTCAACTGCACCGGCATGTTCAGGGGCTGCGCCACGGAGGACGGCTTCATGGAGGTCGGCATCTGGGAGTGAGCGGGATGGAGCGGAGCGGAGCTAGGCGTTGCGTGCGTGCGCGTGGCCATCTTGCGATTGCCATGTGGTTGGTCTCTTGGTCAGGGCCGGTCGTCGGTATTGGCTTAGTGGTAGTGGGCTAGTGATTGGAGATTGGATTTCGGGTTAATAAGGACGATCGTCATTGTGATGGTATTGCCCTGGAAATAAAAATGTGAAAAGTTATATGGCTTCTGAAATATGCTGTTGGCTCCTTTGTTCAGACTGTCTTCTTTTTCGTGGGTGTTTATGGTTGGTTGTTCGGGCTGAGGATTAATCCTGGTTTTGGCCCAACACAACTTTCTCGGGCTGCTGAGGCTGCTCGCTAATTTATGTGTTCTGGGCTAAGGCTTACTTGCGGTggtgcaaaaaataaaaaaaaaaacaatcaccTCCGCCAGCCTTTGGATGGTGGATCAACAGCCCATATTAATCcctgcatttttttt
This portion of the Setaria viridis chromosome 7, Setaria_viridis_v4.0, whole genome shotgun sequence genome encodes:
- the LOC117864972 gene encoding probable isoaspartyl peptidase/L-asparaginase 2 codes for the protein MAPWAIAIHGGAGVDPNLPEHRQEEAKRVLARCLQAGVDLLRAGASALDVVEAVVRELETDPFFNSGRGSALTRRGTVEMEASIMDGRGRRCGAVSGVSTVKNPVSLARRVMDKSPHSYLAFDGAEEFAREQGLETVDNSYFITEDNVGMLKLAKEAGTILFDYRIPLTGTDTCSLQAGADSNHNRNGMVMNGLPISIYAPETVGCAVVDSNGFCAAATSTGGLMNKMTGRIGDSPLIGSGTYACDACAVSCTGEGEAIIRSTLARDVAAVMEYKGLPLQEAVDFCVKERLDEGFAGLIAVSKTGEVAYGFNCTGMFRGCATEDGFMEVGIWE